DNA from Tachypleus tridentatus isolate NWPU-2018 chromosome 8, ASM421037v1, whole genome shotgun sequence:
ctttgacggccaatcccactattcgttagtaaaagagtagcccaagagttggcggtaggtggtgatgactagctgccttcactgtagtcttacactgttaaattagggacagctagagcagatagccctcatgtagctttgcgcgaaattcaaaaacaaacaaactaacattatGCCATCAGTTTAAATATTAGATACATATACAGTGTCATCTGCCATCTGACTAGTTACAATATAAGTTGGAATATTACTGGCATAATGCTGATAGTCGCTTAGAACTAATGTTGGGCCGATGAGCAAAATAACATTAGCTCAACGTAATGGGGTACTTTGGCCCAAGTTTGGTCCAGCATCTATTTGCTATCTGTGAATAGTGTATTTTATGAAAGACCTGGAAATTGTTTACCTTTGTCGATTTAAAACTGACAGAGATACTACACAAAAGTTTCTCCCAATGGCTCAACTGTGCATTTGAGAGCTTATGATGTTAAAATTCGAATTTGATCCCTGCAGAGAGCAGAGCTAGCTCAAATAGCCTACTATGCAGCAATACACTGAATGACAAACAACAAAAGGCAGACcttgaatgtttaataaaaacactcTAAGAGCTAGGGTATCACTTTTTAAGCAAGATGGTATGTTTTTATACTATCACTTTCAGATTAAGCCTTTAATGTCAAGAGAAGAAAAAACGTAAACAGTATGACCCTTAAAAAAAATCTGGATTCTTGCAAATTATCGTTTGGTTCTTAATTATTTTCAATCTCACCTACCTTACAGCCTTCTTCCATTTGCATTTGATGTGTTGGACATGAAAACAGTctgaaagaaaaaagagaaacaaaagtcaAAGACCTAACGCTCCACCAGAACTTATTTCTAAAGTGGACTCTAAGAgcagactttttaaaatttaaattaaagtgaaatatacCATTGGTGACAATAACTAGAAACAACCGCTTATTTTAATTTATCGTCCATTCTACTTAAACATACTAATTCAGTAATTTCTGAAACATGGAACTGCCTTTGATAATTACAGTAATGCCTCCTTGAAGTTTCGCGTCAAATGACAAAATCGATGCTAGTCTTCAATTAAAAACTACCATGCATATTGGAATAATCTTCAACTTTATTTTTAGAGCTTTTCTTATCTAAAGGTGTTGGATTCTAGATTTTTTGCCTATTTGTAGtactatatattttatcatacatGCGCTTATATTTATCATACATACTTCAGTTATGATCAACTTGTACGAGTAATTGTGTTGATAACTGTCTGTTACAGAACCTTAACTAAAAACACTGAGTAAATATTATACACTTCCACAAtaattggcctggcatgaccagataATTAGGGTGCTCGACgtgaaatctgagggtcgcggattcgaatccctatcccccaaacatatttgccttttcagcccttggactttataatgtgactgtcattaccacaattcgttagtaaaagagtagcccaacagttggcggtgggtggtaatgactagctgacttctctctagtccttcactgctaaattaggaatggatagcgcaggtagccctcgtgtagctttgagcgaagttCGAAACAAACCTATTACAAACTGGTGAATATTAGACATATAAACCCTAAGCTCTATGTGTCGATTTCGCACAGTGGGCACGGGTATGTAGCTTTTAAAAAAACTagcatacatatttttttcatgtatacattgttcatttgatattatttttctttcattgttccTACTTCCTAAAACTGTAACTTCACTGAGCTATTTGTATAATCGTAACGGTTGCACATGCTTCACTTGTAtctacaaaaatgtaatttttgctTATATAATCTATTCAAGTACTTATTATTGATGAAGATTTCAAAACAATATGATGCAACAGGAGCATagttatgaaattaaatttaGTCCAACGATTGTGCAAGGAGCGAGCGACCTGAAGAAACGTGGTGCTCAAGGTAAGAGGGGGTCTACTACTCCTACAGTGtggacatttttaaatatttaccttcAGATGGAACATAGTAGTATATTTTAGAAACCGTTCAGGCATAGCTGATTGACTGTCCTTAAATAGAGCTATTTCGTGAAAACACATGCTATAAATTAAACACTAGGTTTGCAAAGTAGAAACTAAAACGTATGCAACTGTTAAATTTATTACGTACAAATTTAATATCAAGAGGATGAGCAATATAGCATCAACTCGTTATACCAGATCATCACGATATAATATGTGTACTAAACATATATCAATATAGCATCAACTCGTTATACCAGATCATCacgatataatatatgtactaaacatatattttttttctaaaaactattgcataatattgtaattatagtGAATCAAGTGAaattgagaaaattttatatttctagtaaGTGAGTCACTTTATTAatacaagttcattttgttgctGACAAATGCATTATGGGTcctttaaagttgtttattaaatattccaaaataaTCAATGCACATTTGTCTCGTGTGAATGAATTCACTTGCTACTTTCCTCAGGCCTAGTTTATGTGTGAAATTAAATAGAACATGTAAAATCATTAAGTCAATAAAATGATCTTTAGCCATTGTCGTTCTTAAGTAGGCTTTTACTAGCTCGGGGCCAGCGAAAGACATCTATCATACAACACTGATTCCAGACATAACACTAACCTATTAACAATGTGTTACAACATCTGTCACAGACTTCTTTTCAGCAGCAGTCATAGTTTTAACCTTTTCAACGACTTCTTTTACTGCAATGACACCACTTGGGAAAAATGTTCCTAATGTTTGTAGCTGAACTTTCAACTTTGAGTCACTTACGTCTCTTAGTTTGTTTCAGTCTGAATCACTGTAAAAAATCGATAATTTGATTAATCTTTGCGTCAAAGATTTCCTGGTTGACAGCTTTTATTGCAGGTTAACGAAGACGCACCTTAGAATATGATTGCCCATAATTGCTAGTATTCTATTTTGTATTTCTGCAGAAGTATATTTGTTCCTTTACTTCTGCAGTCATATCGTTAGTTTGGGGTCATCCTCAGCTCGCTGTATGTTTAACTGGTTAAAATTAGTCTCTACATCATCCTTCTCTCTAAATGCTTCTTTTTGTCTTCGCaaatttgaaattagttttagCAAGCATGCCCTGCTATTgtcgttttttctttttttttttgcttgtatgTGGAAACGTGTATGTCACCTATAATTTGTGTACATTCATTCCATAATGGGCTTCGCAATAGCACGTGGACTGTTCGTACACTTGAAACAAGGCATTAACTTCTTTTCACTTGCTGTGTCCTTATATCCTCTGGTAACAAAAGCATGGtcaaaatttaagttatttataatgttaatatcatTGTATGTGTTTTTGCATGTCACATAAAGGACCATATTTAAGATTTCAGAGTAATGTAACCGCTCGTATGTTTCAAAGCAAGACAATTTGTAACAGCTTGTCCTtggattatttttcataaataacattCCAGGAAACTTGTATCCCTTTACGGGTACATTCTTCTTTATGATTTTACAAGCATTGGCTTTATAAGTGACTGGTATGAGTGCCAAGGAGACAACAATTTCATTTTTGGTTTTCAACCCATTGAGGATCGACAGTCTGAGAAAATCCACTACCATCACTGATTGAGTAATTTTTATGAGTTGACTTGGAAACTGGAATAATCAAAAGTTCAGTGTTAAATTTGAGTAGCTTGAGAAGCTGTACTGTTCACTCGTATAATATACATGTGTGAGAAAGAGTGGGCTTGCaaactaatttaataatatttttgatagTAAAAAGCATTCCAAACACGTAGAGTGTATAGTATTTATTCTTATATACGAAAGGTATAACTACAATAGACCCATTGTGGCAAGGTTGTTATGACACTCTACTCGCAATCTGTGAGTTCTGTGTTCTCCCCCCCCCGTCCTTAAATATGCTAACCTTTTCAATTGTGAGAAATttctagtctttcgctgctaaattagggacggctagcgcaaatagtccttgtgtagctttgtgcgaaattcaaaaacacagtAGTTGCAACACAGGGGCATATTATTGGAGGAAGAGGTCGAGTGCACCTGACTCTCTtcggtatacacataaatatacccaaataccagagagagagaggggGGCATATTAATAACTCTCATTAATTTACTACAGACCCAGAATTTTAGAAAAAGGCTTGTTCAACCCTTGAACAAATATATGACAACCAGAAACCCCcttaaaattaagtaaattattcAACAAAGGATGGACCCTTGATCTTCCTTTAATCTGCTTCTGTGTCCCCATATATAGGCTTATAAAAGATACTGAAATGACAAGAACCACCACTGGGGTTGGGGAGAGAGAGCTATATACACAGTTTATAATACATATCTACCACTGTACActtatagcaatatatatatatagaaatgccATACCATTTGGAGAACGATAACTACAATTAATTTCTTGAAGTGcgaaaataaaatactaaaacacttTATATCACCTGTTAGgcctaaacttttgttttaaaatagaactATTTTCTAAGCTAACAAATCTACCAAATctacccccacacacacacatgcgcACACCACGATTATCGCCAGTACAACCACCGATGtatagggtggcccgtaagtccctacccatccatatgttattatgttatattcaattacgcatgcattataaatttgtttctttttttcagagaaatatggccgatgtaagcccatttacacttgaagagcgtgttgtgtctcacagaacatggcgtcgcataatattatgcagtgaaaatgagggacagcacacagatacactgatacataaaatatatggatgggtaggaacttatgGGCTACCCTGTATGTGTATGCAGAACTACTCTTtcatgaatattattataaaaataaattagatgataaaatttaacattaatggAAACTTTGTTAAAATTAGGCTTCCTTTGTTtagtaaaaaattgaaaactgatGTTTATGAGATAGATTTTGTCCCCCACTGAGACAGAGGTAAGTCAATTaattgacaacgctaaaatcaatggttcgattaccttcggtggacgcagcaggtagcccgatgtggctttgctataagaaaaaaacacatacaagcatgatatagattttaaatttggCATTTATAGATCACATCTCTAAACCTATCTAATATCCTTGCATCAGTTGGTGggctaaaaataatttctaagtaCTGTGCCACAATTGCACGCCGATGTAAACTAGTAGCTTGAAATTTGCACGGTAGAATGATTTTTATTTCCCACAACAACAAGCTTCCAAACTTACATCAGTTGTGTTACGTCTAAATTCAGGCTTAAGTACCTCGTCAAAATGCTTCTAGGAAATTTTTGGAGTGAAAATTTAAAAGTGATTCTGAAGTAAATTCTCACGCAGTTGTTCTGTAGTGTCGGGTGGGATAAACGTTTGTTCCACATTGTTGGATCGATAACTACGCATCCGTCATAACATTAAAGGAAAACAATTAGTAAATTTTTTGGTCCATCTAGGCCGTCTTATTCACTAAACGCTTGATCACCCCAAAGTCACCcccttataattcaaatatttatcaattttccgTTAGACTCCCTTAATCTGTTGCAAAGGGCAACCtccttgttagaaaaataaagctgtcttaggAGAAGGTGACTTCTACTTTTCCAAAATTCACATTTCATTTCCAATTCTTCAATTCTTACCACTTTCATAATTGAATACGagaaagattatttaaaatactattaattCTCTTGATAATCTTAAACACCACACTCTGATTCCATCTAACTTTTTTTTAGGAGGAAACAAGATTGAAGATCTTAATTGATTCTTGTGTGACAACCTTTCCATCTCTTGTATCATCATAATAGCCCTCCTCTGAACTCTCTCTACAAATTCAATATCCTTTTTACGCTAAGAagctcaagactgaacacaatactacAAATGTACCCTATACAGTggcattataacctctttaggcatatatttaatatttctgtggatacaacttaaaatcataTTTGCCCTGAAGTGCTTATAAACAACTGATCAAACAGAACACAGTTTTTCTCCCACAGTACTGTTAAGATTATTTCATAAAACGTATATTCATATTTCAAACTATGATATTCCACATGCATTACtttgtattaattataaataaaaatcgtCTGCTATTATTCGTCCAAGTCAGTAAGTATTCTAAATAGTGTAAAGAGTAACATCCTTCTTACAGTCAACAACACCCTAAACTTTAATATCACCAgcaaattcaaataatttattaaccgTTTGTTCATCTGTGTTACTGATGTAAAACACAAAGACCAAAAATTCTAATAATAAACCTTGATGTACTACACATGTGACATTAATCCTATGTGAAtaaactccatttataataacattttgtttaatttaaatatttagttgaagATATAAACTTGAGAAGCTTGTTTCAATTCAATTGTACGATGTAAGACTGAGTTTGTCTACATATGTGTGTACATCAAACTACCATCTTACTGAGAATATTCTAGAGCAGTTTATATCGAACATTTAGCATTTTCAATCAGAATGGCACATTATgtgagatattttaaatattttctactttcGAAATAATCTGAGATATTAACTGAACAAGCTTATTTTCTCTTAAAATAAAGCTAGCCTCCAAGTGGCTCAACGAGATAACTAGAGGCTTGTAGGTTATAAATctgaaaaaacaaagttaaaagagTTATATATTTACGTTGTGAATCGTGGTGAAAATAGTCAGATAGCTTATCGTGTAGTTTGAActacaaatgaacaaacaaaatatttgatacaaGCTTCGTTTTGGTACTTAGTGAAACATCGGTAAGAATCTATCAACTTGATTAAGGCTTAGTGTAAATTGTAACCCAATGTAAAGGCTAGAGAAGTTGAACAAAAGGATGATACTGAGTGATACatacaatgtaaaattaaaaacaaatttaatgcggaacgtttttaattcttttaataaagACGCTGATACGTTTTCTTccccttttttaattttaaaaatttaattgacTGTTACTACTGTTGGGGTACTGAAAAACTAAAAGTGAAACTTAAAGCATTCTCCAGTaccaagtaattatttttattaattgtatgAATTTTTTATACAAGTTAAAGACTAAAAAGGGTCTAGTGTTTTTTGAACAACTCTAGAATATTAGTTCAAGAGCGAGATTTGTTTCATCAGGACACTGTTCAGTCAATGTtatgtacacttttttttttacttcacagTGTTTTATAATAGGAAAAATCGATAAAACTAGTCAGAGTAGGAATGACAAGTCAGTTGGGTTACCAAAGTACTCATTTTTTTGGCCTTATTACTATCACTGAAATTCAGACTGTACAGTGTAGAATAATAGTTAACAAACAGTTTctgttattaaatttgtaattttaaaggtgaatttttttgtataattttggtAACATTACTTCACAATAGATGATCAAGGATTTATTGAAATGCTGAGAAAATATCCTAAATCTGGTGTGAGTTTAAAACTATCACGGTTTTGGAAAGGACTGTTTGTTTTGGAAGGAGTTTTCTTCTGTGGAacattttgtgtatattataaaCTTAATACATCAAGAGGTAAGTGATGTGCAGGATGTGTTATAAGCAGATTGCAATTTCCTTATTGTACTGTGAGTTGCAAGTTTAAAATTGTAACCTTCAGCTTGACAAATGTTTTTCTTGAATATCAGTGAGTTGCTTCATCTTATTTATGGATTGGTATTGCTTACATCTTAACATGAAAGTTtgatgaaatttattattattgttgttgatattaaCCAATCTTTGAAATAGCTTCTTTTCGATatcattaatatttgaatttgcCAAACAACTATTTTGGGTTATTCTTCTATAAGGTATTTGGGCCACTTCTTTCTTGGAGCTCATACATgcatttagtatatatatagatagatagagagagattttgatattttttgttagagagatttcattaaaatttgttatgTGTTTGAAAATTTCTTGAAGTTTAGGTTTGATCTGTATGATATGTTTGTAAATGATCTCTCTGAATCTTCCTTCAACAAATATATACTAAAGGTACCTCTTTTTTATGAGAAAAGTGTAAACTTTATGAGAGTGCTACAAAGTATgtgaatgtaattattttcttagTATGGAATGTAAAATTTCCATAAATTTAAAATGGAActttgtagtgtttttttttttttttgcacagttAGATATTCAGCtgaagttatttttttctgtcGGCTACACATGCATGTCTTTTCTTCTTAAATAATCCTGGAATTCTTGTAATAGAGAATTACATCCTTTTCAGATTTTCTTACCACATTTGCATGGCACAGTCTGTTACTTCTGCTTTACATGAAACAACACACCATGCAACTCTGATTTTTATGAAACAGTACACCCTGCTATTTGTGATTTACATGAAACACAGCATATTATGCAATTTCTGATTTAAATATGTGACAGGCAGGGATTTAGACTAGTCATTGTAGTTTCACTTCACCACCAGCCAGACCAATTTATTATAAGTTTGAAGTATGCAGTTGGAAGTGGAACACATGCCACTAAGTAAAGAAAGTCTGTAGTTAGAATAAGGTCTTCACTTTCTTGCATACAACTTTTCACATTAGATACTTATCTATCTTTTTAAGTAATTTCTCTATAACATTCACTAAATTATCCATTATTCTTAAGAAACTCTTGATCAAAACACTCTGAATTACGTACAGACATAGTTTATGTGTAAGCTTCttttaagattaaatattttcttctaattCACTAACTATGTTAGTTGATTGAGAGAAATAGCAATTTGTACTTGCATCAAAGTTGAGACTGTACTCTGACCTCATTGAATGGGAGATAACTTTAACATTCTGAGAAACTTCAAGAGCTATTCTTTAGGTGgtagaaaagtacttctttggtTCTGGAGAATGTGATTTTCAGCTCCAGAGATGAGTTTGTAAATGGTATTTTATCGGTATTCTATGACTTTCTAAGTATTGTGCATAGCTACCCACAAGTAATTCTTACACTTCATTGGTTTATTTCTGTGACTCATCAGACTTTCCAAGAACAAAAAAAAGTTCTTTGGTGATTGGCTACAGTGAAAATTTGTAACTTGGTGCCTATTCACTTGTATTGTTACATGTTTCTCTTTTTATCAATCCCACATCAAAAGTTCCAAATCACCTTTAACATAAACTATTGAGCAATGTTTTCTGTACTACTAGAGTAGTGTCATCAGTTTATCACTGTCAGTATAAAGACTATCTTTCTGTTTGTCATGCTTCCTCATAGATGTGCTGGGAGTCAGTTTCTTATAAATCTCGATTCTCTACACTAGTTAACTAATCTGACAAGTTCTTGACCCcattacataatataaaagaTATCTTTCACACCATTTTTCCTTTTCTCCTTCCATTTGTGCCACAACCAGGTATTTCTATTATATAGATTCTCCTTAATTTTACTTACCAAAGCAAttgcataaaaaacaaattacttcagTTGTTTCATATGAAGCAGAGTACATATTGCTACTTCTGCTTTATATAAACACTGTAAATCTTGCTGTTTTTGCTTGTAAATAGGTTATTCTAAGcatgataaataattttcaacCTATTTGAGTTAAAAGTTACAGAAAGTCAGATTTATGGCCTTCCAGCTTTAGATCTAATTTTTGCACATGAACACTTTGTCCTGAAGAGATGTTTGCTCTATTGGAAGCTGTATTAGATAATACAAaaggtaatattttatgaaaaggtacttgaaagaattattttgattttggatttaaaatcttaaaaaaatatatcagaacATTTTCTTGGAATGATTAATGTTTCTACTTTTCTATAAAGGTATTGGAaagtaatattctttgttttgttttaaaaatccaGGAAATTTCCCAGTGGCATAACGTATAAAAGACTGGAACTATTGATTTGAATCAGGTGACATTATTAAGGTAGTAATTTGACAACATTGGAGAATGGCCATACAACACATACATAAATCCACTGAATTTTCAGACATCAATACTGCTACAGTATGGAATATGTTATTCAAGGTTTAACTTCAGTTGCAGAATTCCTGTTTTTTATGAAGGTTATATAAATTATCTGGTGCTCTGaagtttttaatcttaaaatgtaaaatgaacaaGATActataatttagtttttgttttaataacttgtatATGGAATTCTTGAAAAGCCATGtataatgtattgaataaatttTCTATATTAACTCATACAAAATTACAGTAAGTGAAatgatattagaaaaatattgtatttggTTTTAAATGTAGTGATATAACACAGTTGTCTAAAACAAAGCACAAGTAATTCATGTAGGATTATTTGAGAGTTGAACTATCTAAAATGGGAATTTGCACTTTATTACATGGTGAAATAtacttataattttcaaattgtGAGTAACAGTAATTGTACAAGATAATGGAAACTCTTTTAACTCTATGTTTTGTCTTTAAGAGAGAAAATTTGAGCCAAATAGTAATTTAACTGTTCATTAGTTTTATGAGATTGCATTTGTGTGTATATGaattataaagttattgtttttcaagAGAAATGTTCTAAAAATTATCCATCTAAAAAGGGTTGTTGTATTTTCAAAAAGACATGCCTGGGTTCTCAATAAAACACCTAAAATAATGAATGTATTCCAAGGAACAATGTAAAACTTATATCAGTATGAATAccagaaaataaaacatcaaaaaacaACCAGTCTCTCAAAATAGCTCAAGGGATCTGCACAAGATGGATTACAGTTATAGGTTTTTTTCCATTCATAATATTCTAATAGTAAAACACAGTACAAGACCTCAAGTAAAATGGGGTGAAGAAAACATAAAAGTTGGgctgaaaaatcaaacaaacattgtatGCTTTATGCCATCAGTTAAACATAGTTGAAGTTCTCTCATGGTTGGGAAACTTTGTGTTGGAATATTTTAGGGCCTTTAGCCCTACTGAAAGGTCAAATGATACGATATGATTACTTGGTTTTTAATAGAGACCCAAAACTCAAGTGTTTTTGGAATAGTTAGCTATTCTACTTCATTCTCTGATGAACACTTTCTTAAATGGAGATGGAAAATACACCAATTTgttaaagtttcatttaaaatattgtttagacaCTGAACTTTACCATAACAGTTGCCAAGTTTAAATGTTATAGAACACTTCTATTATCAGTTCTTAACTAAATGTTAAAGTAGATTTTCACAACTGAGCTCACTTCAACTGGTAGAAGTTCTAAACAATGAATATTCAAAAATGTCATTTGATACAACTTACTATATAAATTTTGTCTTGTTAATGTTGTATTATCTTCTCATGATGGTCTAATACCATATTAACCATTAGAATGTACAAATTAATAGGTATTTCTGTTGTCCATCCCACTTTATATTTTGCCTGTGCTATGTGCAGTATTTTTTGCAGTGTACTTCACTTTACAATGGTTTGGACCACcaataacaaag
Protein-coding regions in this window:
- the LOC143222758 gene encoding uncharacterized protein LOC143222758 isoform X1; this encodes MLRKYPKSGVSLKLSRFWKGLFVLEGVFFCGTFCVYYKLNTSRDFRHWMFNTNFTALDGFYRIGEFFGDTSVRNTDYKVWGIEGK